The genomic DNA ATGTTTTTGTGTTATTAATTGTTTTATCTTTGCAAGTTTttggtatttaattttatctatatgtatgttttattacttgttttattttaataagttgttgatatttaattttatctagatgtatgttttattacttgttttattttaataattattatttatcgtCAACTggtgaatatatatttttttttaacatatattCATGTCTTGTTTTTCGTCATCAAGTAGTAATCGCaaactaattataattttattaatagataaataGATAGTAGAAATtgaaatatcgctcgcagatggatctgcatgtttaaagaatagattatacataattatgattatagatctatctttacatagatagatagattatgaatttgattaatattatccttaatgataattttaactgataattttaataagacgagaaaaaaaaatccttaagTAGTTGGTGTGCTTGCTTACTTGTTAGGTTTGCGTTTGGCTGCGGTATACGTGACGGCTTCGGTATTGTCTCCTGGAAGTGTGGGCTCTGCCATGTCCATGAGGTGGCTGGTGATCCGGCCGAGTTGGTAGTTGGGGTCGACGGTGAATACCTGGTGTTTTTGTGGCCCACTGGACTGTTCTTGTTGTGGCTTTCTGTCCCGTGGTATCCAccgttattattattgttatcatTGCCCCTGTGCCGCTGTGAGCTTGGCTAGTGCTTGCGCTGTTGGACGCTTTGTTCGGAGCAATGATGACTTTTCCTTTTTGGCTGCTCATGACCTTCTGGACGTAATCTTCTCCCTTGACGAGCTGAACGTACGCGCACCGGTCGAACCAACGCGCGTGCTGCTCCCATGGGACATCGTCCTCCTCCCAGTCCTTGAGTCCTCCGTCGCAGTAGAAGCACTTGGTCTTGTCGCTCTGGCCGGTGTAGTAGAAGCCGGCCTCGGCGAGCTCCTCGGGTTTCTGCTTCATGCTCTTGGGCCAGTCTTTGAAGGTGCGGAGCCGGGCGGCCTTGTTGTTGTAGCGCGGGTGCGGGTGGGGTTTGGGGAGCACACTGGCGCcggtggcgggcggcgcgcaCATGCCGCACTCGTCCTGGCCTGTAGTCATCTGGTGGTTGCTGTTAGGCACAGGCGGTGTTGGTAGTGGCGGCGGGCCTGGTGCTGGGCTAGCTAGCTGGCTGgttggctggctggctggcttACTGGCTGGCTGGTTGGCGTCTAAGCCGGGGCTGGCTCGAGCAGCccgactggcagggtcgccatgaagtTGGTTGCCACTGCTGGCCGGCGCCGGCATGGTGGCCACGAGGATGACCACCTCTATAAAAAATCGCTAAGACAACCTGAGGAGGTGGAACCCGGGGTTTTTCCATCTCCTCCCGGCGCGGAGGTTGTCATGAGGGATCAGTGTGTGGTGTCGCCCTGCATACTACCTTCGAGAGGGGGAGCTTCGGCTCCAGGGCTTTCGGGTCCAAGGAGGGGACAGCCTCGGCTGTCGGCAGCaggcggtgttcgcggtagaatGCTCTGCGATCCCGTGTTCACCGTCACTATTGCTGCGAGACGGGCATACCGTGGAGGGTTTAGTCGGTATTTGGCCCCTTGGCCACGAGTCCGACATATGGGACTCGTGGCCaaggtttataaaaaaaaaaaaaaagggtcGCCATGAAGTTCGGGCTAATCCTCGAGCAGCCcgcctggcagggtcgccatgaagtgttcggcgttcaggggttataatgataacacaagagtcgagtaaatactgaatatattggtagaaagcgctggccttatatactaaggttttaacaggtttaatcgagtggaagttatggcaatggtcattaaccattgtatagtaaattacagtaagtcaaggtttatggcatcgttaacttaatgttctgtaaagtagtaaaatacatatgtgggagataggcatcaagtatcagctgtatcagctgatagcagcTGTGTATGATCTGACTACACTACACTGGTACTGGtactggtggtggtggtggtggtggtggacTGGTATTTGTTtgaccaaggaggagttttgtccgaagggtgtcaagttccgttGTTTgtttccggcggttccgcgccCGGGccccctgacactgcggggttgcgaactgcatcgcagccataattgtgtttttagttttaagatatattttgtaatcatatgtatgctagttttaaggtatttatctatgggccaatagctgcctgaaaataaatgttttcattcattacTATATATTGCAGATCAGACACCCAGCCAGTGACATTCTTTTTTTACATTGCTAGTGACAGTTACCTTATTGAAACATGAATAATACAGGGTCATAACCCAAAAATTATCTCACCCTCGTTAGCCATGAGATGTAGATAGTCATGGTCATCGGAATCGTACTTAAATCAGCTACAGTTCTTTTGTGTTAGGGTATTAAACTCCTGAGTTAAAAAGACGGACAGAACGATAGAGTCGCACCATAAGGTTTCCTTTTGTagctttttggtacggaaccctaaaaaagttaaaaaaagatACCGTCCAGTGGGATAACTGGGGGACAGAGGggtacatttagattttatttttactattaaCTCTGGCTAGTTGAAAGATTACTCTAAGACTATTAAATCCTGATTCAAATATTGTTAAAAGGCACCACGTTCGTATGATTGGGGAGAAGATATTTCTTTCATTTCCTTGTCCAATGTTTCCGTGTCCAATTTTTCTTGTCCCCAGTAACCACACTTGACGGTACGTGATTCTTTAACCGTGTAGTTGTATCGAGGGGCGATCGTGGCGTCAACACATCGGGCAGTAACGAGTCCCCGGGGCCGCGGCCGAGATAAGTGTTTTAGCGCCGCGGAAACACGCGTCAAGTGGATCAGATTTATATGTGTGTAAAAGCCGTAATACTGTTTTATAGTTTAGTTGTTGCCTTTGGGGATCCATTTTGACAGCACATGTACCACTTCATGAACATTACACCCATGAGAAAATAAATCCCCTGCATACAGTTAGTAACAATGCATAGACGTTCTGAGGAATCTCAGTCTCAATCTATTCAACCAGGGACTAATAGAACACACACAGGTGATCTATTACACTTGATATAAATGTATATACGCCTCGATAACCCTACGCTCTTATTACCTTAGAACAGAACATATGTAGTTCTCTTTAGCGCTTCGGTATTAAAACGACGTTATGCAATGAAAATTGAAGATACTTATGCCTTTTACCCAGTCTTGGGTTTCAGGCCCTGGTCGGGTTGGGGTTACAAGGGGGTAAGTGCTACGTTGACCAAAGAAGTTAGTACCGTTGTCTAGTAAGGATACAGAACATCGGAGATGTTCAATATAACAATTAGACCACAGGGGAACACCAGGTTTTCAGGTGGCCACAAGTTTTGTATAGCTGCGGACAGGTATCCTGGAGTTGAGTGTGTGAGTGACGAGGCAGTGAAATTTTAatctttttctttctttcaacAATGTAGTATCATTAGCAAACATCTTTGCtctttacaaaattattggaatATCAATTTAAAAACAGTGTAGGTACATCAATTACGATTTGCATAAATTACACTTAAATTAGTTTTAGACACGCTAAAGTTAACCTACTTTGGAATTTACAAGGGTTTTTATTTAGtgatgattttattttatttcgtacATTATCTATATTCTGTCTCATTTTTCAAGTGCTAGCTCATTAGATTACAATTACAATGACCAATCTAATCGACTTTGTATAATACTCGTATATAGATTCAAGTCGAAAAACAGCCGTATATTGATTTGTTACCTAAATTATCTTTCATTTGTTCCAAATACGAGTTTAATTGTTTACTCCAAACAACAATAGGATCGTTAAAATAATTACAGACTAATGCATGTTGTATTCATGAAAAAGGGTTTGTCCTACATTTCTTCCAATCTTTGTCACACTAGCGGTTTATGTCTTTCAAATTTCAACCGTAACTAGTACACcataaggttaattttactataTTCTTTATGAGGCTTTATATTGTAACCATTAGGTAGGCTAGCCTAGGATTGAAATAAACAATGTTCTTTGTTTGGCTTCGAGTTATTACAATTGACCAAACGAAgttcagtcgacgtcaaagatatttttacacttttgcactttACTCCCCTGTAATAAGGccaaaaatggaaaaatatcttagacgtcgactgtacaacttTGTATGAAATTTTCTTTACACAGAAAACGTTTTTCAGGGGTTTTTAACTATAGCTACAAATATTTTGTCTTGTCAATACTGTTCGTTTTTGTAGAGGATCTTGATGAAAATTCTACAGTTGTTGCAAAGTgccctgccggcgtattatggatagctttatccatctttatccacgtgataaaataactgtcactttttaacactgtgggatagaaagtgatggACACTGTTTTGTCACTCTGTCACGTAgaaaaaacgaccatcatatccgtaggTACTGGTGAATCTAACACGAAATCAAACAAATCTTTGACTTTTAATTGATTTCTGAAACTTAAAGTTTGTAGTGGTGTGTACCTAACTGTAAGCAGCTTTAAGAATCTAAATAGTTTTTGTTACAGTAAAAAATTGAAAAGTCTGCCAGGTTCGAACCCCGATAAGGAGGCATTTATTGGTAGGTATGATGAACAAAGAAAATTTTCTTCCAGAGTTGTGGATTGTATTTTCTATGCATTGAAGTATGTAGTATCTAAACATATACTATCTATCCATCTATTGAGACATAACATAATATGTATTACTATAGTTAGTTATCTAGTATCCCCACGAGCCTTATTAAGCTAACTGAAGGACTAGATCGCTTTGTGTGAAATTGACCCATAATACATATTGTGACGTtctacgggtaaaggtaccataCATCGGTTGGCTCTAACGCcattacagtcagcagcaaaagttgctaagcgggcgaggtgttcaaaatgatctaggcgtgactttattgttaatagaataagagcgtgtcaaggtaattttgaacacctcgcccgcttagcaacttctgctgctgactgtaatgGCGTTAGAGCCAACCGATGTATGGTACCTTAACCCGTAGAACGTCATAATATGTACTATGGGTCAATTTCACACATGGCGATCTACGAAGCTCCAATACTAGGTATCTCATATGGTTTACTTATGGAACACATTTATCCTTTAAAGTCATCCACTTGCGTATAAATATCACCCTGCTTTCGACACCCTCAATAGAATTCACGGTAAAACCTCATCAAAGTCACATAACAAATCAGCATGAACGAGGGTCGGATTTCATTAGCGAGCCATGTCACGACTGCCACGTTACTGTCACACGGAGTGCGGTCGTGTGAAAAGATTTGCGAAATGGACGATTGTTTACTTAATTGTGcgttagatggcgctgttaggTGCGGAGTGATTTCTACATCGCGATAGCGTTTGTTTTACGGAGATAGtaatagcaaagagaatttgaaatagaaagTTACTGCCATGGTAAGTTATGTAGCTAccgtacatttactgccatctttcgacagaagattaaaactgttagaacgccatttgactttgatcattattctttcactaataTGCCACCACCAACTGCAAGATGGGCACAAAtgatttttcaccacactagctcggaaaggcttactttgcacttcaaaaactgatagcaaagttgcattttattcacatatgaGACAAAGTAATCCAATGCAAATTCTGAGTTGTCTTCTTatctttgctggtagaattgactttcaaATGATGATTTAgggtgataaatatttaataacattcatttggattttatttggcttgattttgtttgatattttacatttaatatttgcttcgggttggtgtggtgaaatattttgtgtttcactcgggagcaaattttgtttaatttgtttgctttgaaaccctcgcaacgctcaagattccattttttgaaccactcgctacgctcgtggtgcaattttggaatttttcgcttgacgggtatcaatattggcacgagcggttaaactacaactttgcccccttgtaaaacaaataactatttcatagCTTATCGTGCGCTTAAGTCAAATTTACTCATTCATTCAATACTGTTTTTGTGATTAGAGTACTCTACGGTCTCTACGTCATTTGACCAgcaataagaccgcctgttgccattcttattaaataatttaaaaaattgaaaaacaaacGAACATAGCTGTGGTTAATATGttgttacttacttacttggttggcgcgatgactAATTCTGTTGTTAAATACataaaattgcataaaaatattttacatggAAACATTAGAAAACGGgaagtacgtttgtatggagaatcgGTCACGTGACAGACCACTTTTGTCTTATTGGTCAGATCATTCGAGCCAGCGAAGTATAAACATTTCAAACGGTGTTTTGATACGGCTGAGGTTATTCCAGAACCGCCTAGATCATTATCTAGGcgtgactttattgttaatagaataagagcgtgtcaaggtaattttgaacacctcgcccgcttagcaacttctgctgctgactgtaatgGCGTTAGAGCCAACCGATGTATGGTACCTTAACCCGTAGAACGTCATAATATGTACTATGGGTCAATTTCACACATGGCGATCTACGAAGCTCCAATACTAGGTATCTCATATGGTTTACTTATGGAACACATTTATCCTTTAAAGTCATCCACTTGCGTATAAATATCACCCTGCTTTCGACACCCTCAATAGAATTCACGGTAAAACCTCATCAAAGTCACATAACAAATCAGCATGAACGAGGGTCGGATTTCATTAGCGAGCCATGTCACGACTGCCACGTTACTGTCACACGGAGTGCGGTCGTGTGAAAAGATTTGCGAAATGGACGATTGTTTACTTAATTGTGcgttagatggcgctgttaggTGCGGAGTGATTTCTACATCGCGATAGCGTTTGTTTTACGGAGATAGtaatagcaaagagaatttgaaatagaaagTTACTGCCATGGTAAGTTATGTAGCTAccgtacatttactgccatctttcgacagaagattaaaactgttagaacgccatttgactttgatcattattctttcactaataTGCCACCACCAACTGCAAGATGGGCACAAAtgatttttcaccacactagctcggaaaggcttactttgcacttcaaaaactgatagcaaagttgcattttattcacatatgaGACAAAGTAATCCAATGCAAATTCTGAGTTGTCTTCTTatctttgctggtagaattgactttcaaATGATGATTTAgggtgataaatatttaataacattcatttggattttatttggcttgattttgtttgatattttacatttaatatttgcttcgggttggtgtggtgaaatattttgtgtttcactcgggagcaaattttgtttaatttgtttgctttgaaaccctcgcaacgctcaagattccattttttgaaccactcgctacgctcgtggtgcaattttggaatttttcgcttgacgggtatcaatattggcacgagcggttaaactacaactttgcccccttgtaaaacaaataactatttcatagCTTATCGTGCGCTTAAGTCAAATTTACTCATTCATTCAATACTGTTTTTGTGATTAGAGTACTCTACGGTCTCTACGTCATTTGACCAgcaataagaccgcctgttgccattcttattaaataattaaaaaaattgaaaaacaaacGAACATAGCTGTGGTTAATATGttgttacttacttacttggttggcgcgatgactAATTCTGTTGTTAAATACataaaattgcataaaaatattttacatggAAACATTAGAAAACGGgaagtacgtttgtatggagaatcgGTCACGTGACAGACCACTTTTGTCTTATTGGTCAGATCATTCGAGCCAGCGAAGTATAAACATTTCAAACGGTGTTTTGATACGGCTGAGGTTATTCCAGTACCGAACGTCACTGCGGGTGACAGCAGCGTTTCATTAAAGCATTTTGCCAGCGCTAGCTGTCAGATAACTGTCAAAATAGCGGTCGAGGGGCATATTTGGAATAGGCTTTGTGTCATAGTTGGCTGATGGTTGATGTTTATTTCTATTTGCGGCTAGACAACCATACTATTTAGTTAATGTGCCATTTAATTTTGTGCCGTTAGCTAGGAGACGGTTGCCTTTTTTTTAAGGATTTGTGTAATTAGCAATTATAATAAGTGTAATATCATGTAAtgtaatacatatgtaaaaaCCAAGTGTGTAGTGTataatctatttttttatcacgaCAATGGTAAACAAGCATACTagccacctgatggtaagcagtcaccgtagcctacggacgcctgcaactccagaggtgtatGTAACATTCGCGTTGCCAaccctttaaaaacctgtacacttttttatttgaagaaccccatactgtgTAATAACCAGCGTATGGGTAAAAAGGAcctcatcatcatatcagccctttatcgcccactgctgagcacaggcctctcttctagtacgccacttgtcccggtcctgagctaatctcatccagaagtgacccgcaattttccggatgtcgtccacccaacgagccaacggacgccaggcgcttctttcatttgaaagcggccaccattctgttaacatttcagtccacctgccatcactctgcctagcaacatgtcccgcccaattccattttagtttggtaatgacgaaACCCACGTCATGCACCTTGGTGCGGCGACGGATCTCGACATTTCTTACTCGATCTTGAAGCGACTCGCGTTTAACTTCCTAAGTCCCTGCGTAccattttttgtacatattccaaaatctattttaaacttttattgtgtaacgaagggttccaatttcaaaaacaaaacaattgcttctgggtcttAGGAGGTTAAGTCTATTACAAAGTTTATAAACAAGCCACAATGTTTAGTATGTCAACCATCTTACAGTAGCTAAACTCCTTTGAATTCAGCCTTGCATTTGCATACACAAATGCTGTCCAAACCTCAAAAACAAGTCAACACGTTTCTACCTTATTCCTTCGCAGTAAGGCGGTTTTTGTGTAGATATTTTTGAGGTGGAAAAGTGCTTGAGGCTAGAGTATAAAAGCTTAAGATCTGAGGCGTCGGATTGTACCGAAATAGCTGCTTGCACGTGTTGGACATGTGAAGACAAAACGGTTTGaaaagttttatattttgatgaaaaaatGCGGAAGAAATCAAAGATCTTGAACTTTTTAAAATAGAACAATTTTATCACTCTCCCGTAAAAGTGATAAAATTAGcagaaaaataaaatcataattaGTCAATAATGTCAACAGCATCATCTTCTTCGCGTCGTCTCGGCATtttaccacggctcatgggagcctggggtcagcTTGACAACAAATTCCAATAATTGGTGTAGGAACTAGTTTTTGCTAAAGccactgccatctgaccttccaacccagagggtaaattaggccttattgggattagtccagtttcctcacgatgtcaTACTCACTTACTACTCATACTTAGTATAATCAGTTTAATTCGTGACTCGATCAATCTATAGTTTTTTCTGCTGACTGTAGCATCGTGTAATGCAATACAGGAACACTTTCTTGGCTGAAATGTAACCTTAGGTCCGATTGTATAGTGTACTTTGTCACCAACGTgctaaaaatattgtaaaatcaGTTACTAGAgtgtgtgcggaaagagaagagtcgtgatgtACTGGTTCCCGTATATTCCACGACTTCTCTTTCCACATGGACTAAGCGTTTTCATCGCGGATGTACTCAAGGGCGCATAAAACTGAGACAATCATCATGTGGAACAGATGAAGTGTTCCAGTTCCGTGTTTATTTCCCAGAGTGAAAACTAGCTGCGGATGGAAGATGGAAGGAAAACAACACATGCTTAGGCTTGTCGTTTCGAGAGGGGGCTAGTGCAAAATCGTAGCTTTTGTAACGTAGATATCATTTCTAAGATCAGAAATATAAGACGATagttctttattctttattcaaacAAACACAAGTATAAGTTACatagacatacatacatacatacatataatcacgcctatttcccgaaaggggtaggcagagaccacggatttccacttttttttttattatgaatgggcttactcatggccacagactagccgaggcgtagacgtggcctacgatgtagcgagctcgcccagaaggtgcctgttcactcttgatttgaaggttgccgggttataagaacacggaaatatagacgccggcaaggaattccattccttggcagtgcgcataaggaaagtagaagcaaagcgcttcgtgcgaattggtggaatatctaccaagtaaggatggaaaccggccgtgcgtctaaaagtccgatggtagaatggggacggtggaataagctcgtgtagctcttgggcacactccccgaagtgcaacctgtagaataccgacaggctggcgactttccgccgatgggccaaagactgaagcttagccgttagcttcttgtcgccaatcatcctcctggctctgcgctccactgagtccaaagcggcgagttggtatttatctaccacttgctacgatcctgacatacctctttcgcttccttcaatTTCATAACGTTCCTCACACACGCTGATCGATTTAGGATGCTCTTGActtggcctttcttcaggatttcccatCTGATCGGAAAAAGTCCGCCGATGTCTACCCCTTCAATTCCCAATTTATTTCTCCCTTATACACTTTCTTTGTTAGCCTTCTTTCAAAGTCCGCCGTGGTCTACCCCTTCAATTCCCAATTTATTTCTCCCTTATACACTTTCTTTGTTAGCCTTCTTTTAAAGTCCGCCGTGGTCTACCCCTTCAATTCCCAATTTATTTCTCCCTTATACACTTTCTTTGTTAGCCTTCTTTCAAAGTCCGCCGTGGTCTACCCCTTCAATTCCCAATTTATTTCTCCCTTATACACTTTCTTTGTTAGCCTTCTTTCAAAGTCCGCCGTGGTCTACCCTTTCCGACTCCCACTTCTACTTCTCCCTTATACGCTCTCATTgttagccttctttcactcattctttctacgtgtccaaaccatctcaacatACCGTAACTTACAACGCGGTTGcaacattatcatcatcatctcagccataagacgtccactgctgaacataggcctcccctttggacctccattcgtaccggttggaagcgacccgcatccagcgtcttccggcggccttaacaaggtcgtctgtccatcttgtgggtggacgtcctacgctgcgcttgctagtccgtggtctccactcgagcacttttggaccccatcggccatcttctctgcgcgcaatgtggcctgcccattgccacttcatcttgctaatccggtgggctatgtcggtgactttagttcgtctacgggtctcctcatttctgatccgatcacgcagagaaactccgagcatagccctctccatagctcgttgagcaactttgagttttgagatgaggctgatagtgaaagaccacgtttcggagccgtaagtcattgGCAGTTGCAAGGCGGGTCCACAATCAAAACGCTTTCAATCCGCCGACCGCGCTCAATGCGACATCACTTTCTACCGCGCCGCTCCGCAACCGCTCCGGAAAGCTCCCGCGTCAATGTGACGGAGCCATGACTAATCTAccattaaaattcaaaaacttacTAAATGTTCTAAATcatctaaaaatataaaaccacCTGGAACAATTCGGCAAGATTAAGGACtacctacattaattataacttCTCGCCAACGCGCCCTAAGGGTGCAATTACACTGCTCAGTGTAAACCTGGCGCTACACGTGGCCGCTAACAGCCCCACAAATTACCAACTTTCTGTAGGGGCTCCAGCGGTAGATCACTTGCTCTCCTCACTAGATGgatcataaatacctactatcgGCGCTCATCGCATTAGCGTAATTATTAATTCGGTATGAGATCGCGTCCGTTATCGTCACTGAATTGTCAAACGTCGACTTCTGGCAACTTGAATTACAGCATAATGTACGGAGCCGTACAGCGCCATTTATCTAATTAGGCTTTATACATACAAGTACTTACATAATCAATGGatcttttttagttttttaagggttccgtacccaaagggtaaaaacaggaccctattactaagactccactatcCATCTGTATgtcagtccgtctgtctgtctgtctgtcaccagactgtatgtcatgaaccatgatagctaaaaagttgaaattttcacagatgatgtatttctattgccgctacagcaacaaatactaaaaattacggaaacctcggtgggcgagtccaacttGCACCTGTCCGGTTtcttatgatataggaggcaaacgagcgaATCACTTGATGGTTAGCAATCACCGCACCATCTAATTAGGGGGTAGTCTATGATGGAACTTTTACAGATTATGAAACTTAAATCGAATTGACTCAGCTCTTCCGCGTGACTTGCAACTGCCTTCGAGATAAGAAACCCAAGATTAAGGGTAGTTTTTCAATTTAACACGATCATTATccttaaactttaaaaaaaacgcgTCGGATTATGCCAAAAAATCTATTATATGCCAAAAATGCGTTACATAATTATGGGAAAGAGCTGATGct from Cydia fagiglandana chromosome 21, ilCydFagi1.1, whole genome shotgun sequence includes the following:
- the LOC134675335 gene encoding death-associated inhibitor of apoptosis 1-like: MPAPASSGNQLHGDPASRAARASPGLDANQPASKPASQPTSQLASPAPGPPPLPTPPVPNSNHQMTTGQDECGMCAPPATGASVLPKPHPHPRYNNKAARLRTFKDWPKSMKQKPEELAEAGFYYTGQSDKTKCFYCDGGLKDWEEDDVPWEQHARWFDRCAYVQLVKGEDYVQKVMSSQKGKVIIAPNKASNSVFTVDPNYQLGRITSHLMDMAEPTLPGDNTEAVTYTAAKRKPNK